The proteins below come from a single Lepidochelys kempii isolate rLepKem1 chromosome 20, rLepKem1.hap2, whole genome shotgun sequence genomic window:
- the LOC140900626 gene encoding chymotrypsin-like elastase family member 1 isoform X7, producing the protein MPGTQSASFPFSNSISEELEQENVLGKKGSKKKSRFPSCDGNSREAMGFGVPPAIRRGYSRCCSFFTPEGHCLEESLEDSGRVVGGSNAQRGAWPWQISLQYNSGGQWYHTCGGTLVRQNWVMTAAHCVDRSLTFRVVAGEYNLYMNDGMEQYLSVQSKVIHPRWNSNSVAAGYDIALLRLSQSASLNSYVQLAALPSSGQILPNNNPCYISGWGLTQTNGQLAQILQQASLPIVSYSICSSSSYWGSTVKDTMVCAGGDGVRSGCQGDSGGPLNCLVNGNYYVCGVTSFVSSLGCNVYRKPTVFTRVSAYISWINSIIN; encoded by the exons ATGCCTGGCACTCAGAGCGCTTCATTTCCCTTCTCAAACTCTAtctctgaggagttggagcaggaAAATGTTCTCGGCAAGAAAGGGAGTAAAAAAAAGTCTAGATTCCCATCCTGTGATGGAAACAGCAGAGAGGCGATGGGATTTGGGGTTCCTCCTGCAATACGCAGAGGCTATTCCAGATGTTGTTCCTTCTTTACTCCTGAAGGACACTGCTTGGAAGAGTCGCTGGAAGACAGTGGGCGCGTTGTCGGAGGGAGCAATGCACAGCGTGGTGCATGGCCATGGCAG ATTTCCCTCCAGTATAACTCTGGTGGACAATGGTATCACACCTGCGGTGGGACGTTGGTGAGGCAGAACTGGGTGATGACTGCAGCTCACTGCGTGGACAG ATCCTTGACTTTCCGGGTGGTTGCCGGAGAGTACAACCTGTATATGAACGATGGCATGGAGCAGTATTTGAGCGTGCAGAGTAAGGTCATCCATCCTCGTTGGAACAGCAACTCTGTTGCTGCTGG CTACGACATCGCTCTGCTCCGTCTCTCCCAGAGCGCATCTCTGAACAGCTACGTGCAGCTGGCCGCACTGCCCAgttcaggccagattctgccaaaCAACAATCCTTGCTACATCTCTGGCTGGGGCTTGACCCAAA CTAATGGGCAGCTGGCTCAAATCCTGCAGCAAGCTTCGCTTCCCATCGTGTCCTACAGTatctgctccagttccagttacTGGGGCTCCACGGTCAAGGACACCATGGTGTGTGCTGGAGGTGATGGTGTGCGCTCTGGGTGCCAG GGTGATTCTGGGGGCCCTCTGAACTGCCTGGTGAATGGCAATTACTACGTCTGTGGAGTGACCAGTTTTGTTTCCTCCTTGGGCTGTAATGTCTACCGGAAGCCCACGGTGTTCACCAGGGTGTCTGCCTACATTTCCTGGATCAATAGC aTAATTAACTGA